Sequence from the Chromatiales bacterium genome:
CAGTAGTGGCGGGCCAGAGCAGCGCCGGGATGAGCAGCGCCAAACGCGTAAGCATGTACAGGGTTCTCTCGGTTACGGGTGGGTGGGTGCGCAAAGGTGTGCGCTATGGAAGCAGACTTCTTCGACGTCCGGACTTTGTGTGCTCATCGTGCCGCGATTGCCGTCTGCTGTGCCAGGTCCGCGGCCGGCCCGGGAACGAAGAACATCGCGATGCTGAGCAGGGCAGTCAGGCTGAGCGCGGTCGCCGCGGGCCATGGTGCCTCGCGAATCGCAATGCCGTGCTCGCCGGCCGGTCGGCGCAGAAACGCGCGCAGCGGAATCACCATCAGGTAACTCAGGTTCAGCAGCGAACTGATCAGCAACACCGCGAGCAGCAACAGGTCGCCGGCCTCGATCGTGCCCAGCGCAAGATACCACTTGCTCCACAGGCCGCCGCCGGGCGGCAGCCCGACGAGACTCAGGCTTGCCAGCAGGAACGCGGTCATCGTGATGGGCATGGCTCGGCCGAGGCCGTCGAGCTGGCTGACTTCGGTGCGGTGCGTGGTGATCATGATCGCGCCGGCGCAGAAGAACAGGGTGATCTTCGCGAACGCGTGCATGGCGATATGCAGGGTGCCCCCGAAGACGCCAGCCTGTGTCGCAAGCATTGCACCGAGCACGACATAGGAGAGCTGGCTGACCGTGGAGTACGCGAGCCGTCGCTTCAGGTTGTCCTGGCGCAGCGCGATCAGCGAGGCGATGAGGATCGTCGCCGCGGCGATCCAGGTCAGCCATTGCTGTGCCGGCAGATCCGCGATCCGGTCGATCCCGAAGATGTACACGACGACCTTCATGATGGAGAACACGCCGGCCTTGACCACGGCGACTGCGTGCAGCAGGGCGCTGACCGGCGTCGGTGCGACCATCGCCGCGGGCAGCCAGCGGTGCAGGGGCATCAGCGCGGCCTTGCCGATCCCGTAGGCATACAGAAACAGCAGAATGCCAAGGGTTGTTGCGCCGATCGCGCCGGGAAAGATGCCACCGGCCTGAAAGTCCGTGGTTCCGGCCAGCCAGTGGGTCGCGACGATCGCAATCAGTTGCAGCCCGATCGAGCTGCCGAGCAGCAGCCCGAGGTAGGTGCGCCCGCCGGCACGCGCGGCATCCGTGCCACTGTGCGTGACCAGCGGATAGGTCGACAGGGTCAGCGCCTCATAAAACAGGAACAGCGTGTACAGGTTTGCCGCGAATGCGATGCCCATTACGGCGGCGATCGCGATTGCGAAATATGCATAGAACCGGGTCTGATGCTGCTCGCCGTGGGCGCGCATGTAACCGATGGAGTACAGCGTGGTGACCGGCCACAGGGTCGCCGCAATCAGTGCGAACAGCACGCCCAGCGGCTCGGCGCGAAACGCCAGCGAGATGCCCGGCAATGGTTCGGCGAGCACGAGCGTGGTCATCGCGCCGGCGTCGAATCCCGAGTAGAGATTCGCGACCGTCAGAAAAACGATGCCGCCGGTGATCAGTGAAACCGCCTCGCGACCGTTGGGACGGGCGCCGGTCAACAGCACGCCGAGCGCGCCTGCCGCGGGCAGCAGCATCGCCAGCAACATCGCCGCGTGTGTGCTCATGGCAGCGGGCCCGAGAGGGCGGCGGCCGCCGAGCGCGCCGTTTCGAGTGGCAGATCGGTCGCCAGTCCGAACCAGATCCCCGCGCCAGCCAATACCCACAGCGGCAGCAGGATCGACAGCGGGGCGTCTGCAATGTTCGCGTGACCGGGCGCCGGCATACGAAAGTATGCGCGTTCCACGATGCGGCCGACGTAAAAGACCGCGATGACCGAACTCGCAATCACCACGATCGCCGCAACGATGCCGGCTGCGCCGGATTCGAGCGCCGCCTCGAGCAGCAGCCACTTGCTGACGAACCCGGCCGTCGGCGGTACGCCGATCAGGCTGAGCCCGGCGGCGACGAACGCGGCCATCGTCCAGGGCATGCGTCGACCGATGCCGTTGAACTGGTCCAGAGAGCTGCTGCCGACACGCAGCACCACGGCACCGACCGCGAGAAACAGCGCGGTCTTCATCATTGCGTGATTGAACAGATGCAGCAGGCTTGCCGCCAGCCCGGCGGCACTCGCCAGGGCGATGCCCAGCACCATATAGCCGATCTGCGCGACCGATGAATAGGCCAGTACGGCCTTGGCGTCCTTCTGGTAGAGCGCCACGAGCGAAGGGATGAGGGCGCCCGCGAGCGCAATTGGCAACAGTGCGTCGCCCAGTTCGAGATTTCCGAAGCTGAAGTCGCCGCCGAACAGTCCAAAGACAAAGCGCACGAGTATGTAGATCGAAACCTTCGTCGCCGTGCCGGCGAGAAACGCCGCGACCGGGTTAGGCGCAAACCCATACGCGTTCGGCAGCCAGGCATGCAGCGGAAAGATCGCCGCCTTGATCGCAAGCCCGATCACGACGAATGCCAGTGCCACGCGAATCGTGCGTGTGTCCTGTACGGCGTCGATGCGTTCGGCGAGATCGGCCATGTTCAGCGTGCCGGTCATCATGTACATGAGACCGATGCCGATCAGCAGAAACGTCGCGCCAATGGTGCCCTGCACGAGGTAGTGAAATGCGGCTCGCAGCGCGCGGCGCTGTCGTCCGAGCGCGATCAGGAAGTAGCTCGACAGGGACGAGATTTCCAGGAACACGAAGACGTTGAACGCGTCACCGGTCACGGTCATGCCGAGCAGGCCGGTCAGACACAGCAGCCAGCCGGTGTAGAAGAGTTCAGTGCGTGACTGCGGGATGTCGGCGGCGATGCCGGCCGGGGCCGAGATCAGCACGATGGTCGAGATGGATGAAACGACCAGCAGAACGAGGGCGTTCGCGAGATCGACCCGATACTCGATGCCGAACGGTGCCGGCCAGCCGCCCAGTGCGTAGGAGATCGTTCCGCCCTGTTGCACCTGGTTGAGCAGGGCAAATGCGATCAGCATGCTCGCAAGGCTCGCCAGTGTTGCGATCGGCCATGCCAGCCGGCGCGCGCCGGGTAGCATGCAGACCGGCGCCGCGATCAGCGGCACCACGACCTGCAATGCCGGCAGATGGGTCATCAGGCTGCTCACGTGTCTGCGCCCAGGTCCTGCCGGTCGTCAATATCGCCATAGGCGCTGTGGATGCGCGCGGTCAGCGCGAGCGCCAGGGCGGTGGTTGCAACGCCCACGACGATCGCCGTCAGGATCAGCACGTGGGGCAACGGGTTCGAGTAGGGTGCGGCGCCGTCCTGCAGGATCGGAGCCGTGCCGTCGTGGACCTTGCCCATGGAAATAAACAGCATGAACACCGAGATCTGAAACAGGTTCAGGCCGATGATCTTGCGAATCAGGTTACGGCTGCCGATCACGATATAAAACCCGGTCATCATCAGAACGATGACCGCCCAGTAGTTGTACAGTCCGAGGGCGAGTTCCATCAGTCCGGCTCGCCGTAGCCCGTGAACGCGTAGAACAGACCGATCATCACACTTGCAACGGTGATGCCGACGCCGAGTTCGATCAGCAGTATTCCAAGATGCTGGCCCTGTACCGGGTTATGGGCGAGTACTGCGTAGTCGAGATACTGCCCGCCGAGCAACATGCCGGCGACACCCACACCGGCGTACAGCAGCACGCCGGATGCGCTCAGCACCCGAATGGCGGCGCGTGGAACGACACGGATCAGCGCATCGACTCCGTACACGAGGCCGTAGAGGATCATTCCGGCGGCGAAAATCACGCCGGCCTGAAAGCCGCCGCCCGGGCCATAGTCGCCATGGAACTGCACGTACAGTGCGAACAGCAGGATCAGCGGGATCAAGAGCTTCGCGACCAGGCGAACGATCAGGTGGTGTTCCATCACTCGGTCTCGTGATCGAACTCGCAGTCGGGGCGTCGACGGCGACCGCGGTGCAGGCCGATCAGGCCGAGCACGCTGATGCCGGCCGTGAAGATGACGGTGACCTCGCCCAGCGTGTCATAGCCGCGATAGCTCGCAAGCACGGAGGTCACGATGTTCGGGATGCCGATCTCCGTGCCGGACGCTTCCACGTAGCGCGGAACGACATGCTGCATGGCCGGCGCGTCCGGGTCGCCGTAGTGCGGCATGTCCAGCGTGCCGTAGATCAGCAGGGCGCCAGTCAGCACGACCGCCAGCAGGCGCGGCAGTGAGTGCTGGAAGGGCATCGCGCGTGCGCATCCGGTGATCCCGAGGGTCGCCAGCATGAGGATCGTCGAGACGCCTGCGCCGACGGCGGCCTCGGTGAAGGCGACGTCCACTGCATCCATGACCACGAACAGCGACGCCGACAACAGGCTGAACAGCCCGAGCAGCATCGTCGCGGTGAACAGGTTGCGCTGCCACATCACCGCAAGTGCGGTCACCGCGAGCAGGGCGAACAGCACAATGTCGATCAGCAGTTCGATGGCTGCGACTCCCCACTGCGCTCGCCAACCACAGGCCGCAGTCCGCCGTGCGCCGCCGCCTTTGCCAGCGCATGGGTTGCCGTGGGGCCGGTGAGCAGCAGAAACACACCGATCAGGACCAGCTTCACGGCGGTCAGCCAGTCGTCGCTTTGCAGCAGCATGGCCATCAGCAGCGGCAGGGTGCCGCCGGTATCGATGATGCTGGCGGCATGCACGCGCGTGAAAAATTCCGGAAAACGCAGCAGTCCCACGCCGCCCGAAATCAGAAAAATCCCCGCGGTCACGATCAGCAGCCATGCAGCGACATCGAAGGCGACGCTCACGACGCGTTCCCGTCGTGATGACCCTGGCGCGACGGAACACCCAGATCGCGTGACTCGAAGAACTTCAGCACGGCGAGCGTGCCGATGAAATTGATCAGCGCGTAGACCAGCGCGATGTCCAGAAAGGCGGGGCGGCCGGTCATGAAACCGAACAGCGCGATCAGCAGCACGGTCTTGGTGCCGAAGGCATTGAGCGCGAGCAGGCGGTCGTAGACCGTTGGTCCGGCCAGCGCGCGGACCAGCCCCATGGCCATGGCGATCAGGACCGCGATCAATGCCGCCACGAACATCAGCGTTCGCCCTCGACCGCGCAGATGCGGCGGTTCATCTCGCCCGCCCGCAGGGTCTCGAGTCCAGCGGCCGTCAGCGCGTGCACGCGCAGTCGTTGGTCGACGAGGTCCAGCGTGACCGTGCCCGGTGTCAGGGTGATGGAGTTTCCGTAGATCGTGCGCCCGGCCGGGGTGCGCTGGCCGGCCTCGAGCCAGCCGACCGCGGGCCTTGGGCGTCGGCGCGACCATACGACCCGCAGCACGTCGACGTTGGATGACGCGATTTCGCGGGCGAGCCAGGCCCAGTACGCCAGCAGACGCAGGGGGCGCAGATGCAGCGGGTAGGACTCACCGTCGACCACGTCCATGCGATAGGCGAGCCAAGTCACCAGCGCCACGGAGACGGCGCCCAGGCCGAGCAGCAGTGGGTCGGTCATTCCCGAAAGAAGCCACCACAGTACCGAGAGCACCACAATCAGGCCAAGCAGGTGTTTCATAGATCGCGCGATGATACCCGAGCGCCGCTTGGGCCTGAAATTCCCGCGCCTTGCGGCCCGGGCCGCCTGCGCGGATCAGAGCTTTCCGCGGCACGGGGAAGTGCCGCCACAACGACGGCTGCAAGCCGTTGAGAATGAAAGAAAACGAAAAATCACATTTCTTTGTTTTCGGTGCTCTGGCAATCCGGGGCAGACTGAACAGGCCCTAATTCAGCCGCGCAACGCTGTGCTTGAGATTCGCCACCCGCTGGCGAATCTCGGTGTGATCGCCAATGTCGTGGGATACCAGCAGATAGCGTTCGTAGTCCGCGAGTGCCGCACGGGCACATTCCATCTGCTCGTAGATGACACCGCGGTCGCGGATCTCGATCGGCAGGTCCGGCGTGAGCGCGAAGATCATTGTGCTGATTTCCAGCGCCTTGCCGTAGAGGTGCTGGTGGAAATAGATGCCCTTCAGGTTGCGCAGCCAGCGCAACAGCAGATCGCGTTTCGAACAGGCCCTCAGGAGATCCGGCAGCGTTTCCGGGTCGAACTCGGATTGACTCTCGTTTTCGCCGTCCTCGACGAGCAGGGCGATGAGGGCGTCGTCGTCCAGCATGCGTCCCTCGCCGAACGGATCGATGATGATCTCGCCGGCGGGTGATACATGTTTGACGAGAAAACGCTGCGGAAACGAGATCCCGGCCAGCGGCAGTCCGAGTCGCATGCCGACTTCTAGATAGACGAGCGAAAGCGAGATCGGGATCCCTTCGCGCCGATCCAGCACCTCGTTCAGATAGCTGTTGCGTGGATCGTAATAGGCGTTCTGCGCGGGGTGAAATCCGTTTTCGCGAAACAGGTATCGCGACAGTGTCTGCACCTGCATGACCGGTGGCAGGGTGTCGCGAAACACCGGTGCGAGTCCGTCGGCGAGTCGGTCCAGCTCCGCGAGGTAGTGGGCCGGGTCGATCTCCGGGTATGCGTGCCGGGCGATTTCGAGCGCGGCGCGGGCCAGATCGATCTGCGCGTCCGCAGCGGCAACCACTTCGCGAAAGCCGTCCAAGGCCCGCTCGGCGGGCTTCATTCGGCGGTGCTCGCGGCCGCGTCGCGGCTCAGGAATGCCGCGCCCGCGGTTGCCGGCGCGCGGTACCAGTCCAGCTTATCGCGCAGTTCGACCACGCGGCCGACGATCAGCAGGGTTGGTGGTTGCGGCCGGGTCTGTTCAATGACCCTCTCGAGCGTCCCGAGCGTGGCGACATGTACGCGCTGCGCCGGGGTCGTGCCCTGTTCGACGAGCGCGGCCGGCAGGTCGGCGGGTGCGCCATGGGCAATCAGCTGGCGCGCGATCTCGGCAATGCCGACCAGCCCCATGTAGAACACCACGGTCTGGTCGGGTTGCGCCAGCATCGGCCAGTTGAGTTCGATGCTGCCGTCCTTGCGATGCCCGGTGACGAAGCTGCACGACTGGGCATAGTCGCGGTGGGTCAGCGGGATGCCCGCATACGCCGCGCAGCCGCTGGCCGCGGTAATGCCCGGCACGACTTGGAACGGGATGCCTTCGCGGGCCAGCGTGTCGATCTCCTCGCCGCCGCGGCCAAAAATGAACGGGTCGCCGCCCTTGAGCCGCAGGACGCGCTTGCCCTCGCGGGCCAGGCGCACGAGCGTCGCGTTGATCTGCTCCTGGCGCATGGCGTGGTCCGAGCGTGCCTTTCCGACGTAGATGCGCTCGGCATCGCGCCGCACCATGTCCAGCACCGCGGGCGCGACCAGCCGGTCGTAGAGCACGACATCGGCCTGCTGCATCAGGCGGAAGGCCTTGAAGGTCAGCAAGTCCGGGTCGCCCGGGCCGCCGCCGACCAGGTAGACCTCACCGGTCTCCGGTCCTTCGCCGGCCGTACGGTCGATCGCGAGATTGAGTTCGGCCTCGGCTTCGGCGTCGTGACCGGCGAACACGCGCTCGGCAATCGGTCCGCTCAGCACGCGCTCCCAGAAGTGGCGTCTGCGTGCGGGGTCGATGATTTTTGCGGCGACGTGTTCGCGGAACTTCCCGGCAAGTGTCGCCAGTCGTCCATAGGCGGCGGGGATCAGCGTCTCGAGGCGCGCGCGAATCTGACGCGCGAGCACCGGGGAGGCGCCGCCCGTGCCGACGGCGATGATGACCGGCGAGCGGTCGACGATCGACGGCACCGCCACGTCACCGGCTGCGACGTCGTCGACGACATTGACGGGAATCCCGCGCGCTTTGGCTTCTGCGGCGACCGTCCGGTTGACCCCGGCGTCGTCGGTCGCCGCGATGATCAGGCGGGCGCCGTCGAGGTCGCCCGACGCATACGGCCGCGGCAACAGTTCAATCTGGCCCTCGGCGGCACACTGGCGCAGGCCCGGGTGCGGATCGGGGCCAATCACGATAATTCGCGCCCGCGCGCGGCGCAGCAATGCGCACTTGCGGGTTGCGACCGCGCCGGCGCCGACCACCACGCAGCGGCGATCGCGCAGATCGAGAAAAACCGGGAAAAAATCCAAGGAATCAGACCGTTAAGGGTGGGGTTTCGGGCGGCAATCGCTTGTTATTTTAGCAAAGACTAATATACAATGGCGCCTATTGTAACGGCCCGTCCACCGAGGTCATCCGATGTTCATCAAAGAGATCGATGCGCGCAGTCTGGCCGACCGCCTGAACGCGGGTGACGACCTCATGCTGATCGATGTCCGCAGCGGCCCGGAGGTCGCGCAGGGCATGATCGAGGGTGGCCAGCACGTGCCCATGCACCTGCTGCCGTTGCGCCTTGCCGATATCCCTCGCAACAAGGACGTCGTGTTCTACTGCCGCAGCGGTGCGCGTTCCGCGCAGGTCTGCATGTGGCTCGGTCAGCAGGGTTTCGACAACGTCGTGAACCTGCGCGGCGGGGTGATTGCCTGGGCGCGCGAGGGTCTGTCTTTCGTGTTGCCCGACCAGCGCATGTACGCCTGACAGGTTCTCCGCCGTCGCTGCGCGGCGGAGGTCATCGCCCGCGGCGCGGTCTGTCCCCCGCGTTTGATCGACGTAGAGATCGGGCCAGTTTCGCGAATTTCCCAGCTATTTCCTGCCCGTTGAGCGGGCAAACCTTCCGGTCATCTGAAACCCTTTCCGCAGCATGCGGATTTCGCGCCCCGACCTGGTGCGTGGGCACGCCTTGCTCAATTTCTGCTTCGGTCGATCGCTCGACGTGCGACTCAGGGACGCGCGCCCTTGCATTTCTGATCTAAACTAGCGTTTAATTCAAACGTTCGTTTGAAACGAGCGATTGAGCGCGGCGGTGGCGGTCTTGTGCGCCTGTGTCGGCCGCTCTGCTCCAGGGTGTGAACCACTGATGTCGGAT
This genomic interval carries:
- the cobA gene encoding uroporphyrinogen-III C-methyltransferase; this encodes MDFFPVFLDLRDRRCVVVGAGAVATRKCALLRRARARIIVIGPDPHPGLRQCAAEGQIELLPRPYASGDLDGARLIIAATDDAGVNRTVAAEAKARGIPVNVVDDVAAGDVAVPSIVDRSPVIIAVGTGGASPVLARQIRARLETLIPAAYGRLATLAGKFREHVAAKIIDPARRRHFWERVLSGPIAERVFAGHDAEAEAELNLAIDRTAGEGPETGEVYLVGGGPGDPDLLTFKAFRLMQQADVVLYDRLVAPAVLDMVRRDAERIYVGKARSDHAMRQEQINATLVRLAREGKRVLRLKGGDPFIFGRGGEEIDTLAREGIPFQVVPGITAASGCAAYAGIPLTHRDYAQSCSFVTGHRKDGSIELNWPMLAQPDQTVVFYMGLVGIAEIARQLIAHGAPADLPAALVEQGTTPAQRVHVATLGTLERVIEQTRPQPPTLLIVGRVVELRDKLDWYRAPATAGAAFLSRDAAASTAE
- a CDS encoding DUF4040 domain-containing protein, whose protein sequence is MLFALLAVTALAVMWQRNLFTATMLLGLFSLLSASLFVVMDAVDVAFTEAAVGAGVSTILMLATLGITGCARAMPFQHSLPRLLAVVLTGALLIYGTLDMPHYGDPDAPAMQHVVPRYVEASGTEIGIPNIVTSVLASYRGYDTLGEVTVIFTAGISVLGLIGLHRGRRRRPDCEFDHETE
- a CDS encoding Na(+)/H(+) antiporter subunit B; its protein translation is MEHHLIVRLVAKLLIPLILLFALYVQFHGDYGPGGGFQAGVIFAAGMILYGLVYGVDALIRVVPRAAIRVLSASGVLLYAGVGVAGMLLGGQYLDYAVLAHNPVQGQHLGILLIELGVGITVASVMIGLFYAFTGYGEPD
- a CDS encoding sulfurtransferase yields the protein MFIKEIDARSLADRLNAGDDLMLIDVRSGPEVAQGMIEGGQHVPMHLLPLRLADIPRNKDVVFYCRSGARSAQVCMWLGQQGFDNVVNLRGGVIAWAREGLSFVLPDQRMYA
- a CDS encoding monovalent cation/H+ antiporter subunit D family protein (subunit D of antiporter complex involved in resistance to high concentrations of Na+, K+, Li+ and/or alkali; contains an oxidoreductase domain; catalyzes the transfer of electrons from NADH to ubiquinone), which gives rise to MSTHAAMLLAMLLPAAGALGVLLTGARPNGREAVSLITGGIVFLTVANLYSGFDAGAMTTLVLAEPLPGISLAFRAEPLGVLFALIAATLWPVTTLYSIGYMRAHGEQHQTRFYAYFAIAIAAVMGIAFAANLYTLFLFYEALTLSTYPLVTHSGTDAARAGGRTYLGLLLGSSIGLQLIAIVATHWLAGTTDFQAGGIFPGAIGATTLGILLFLYAYGIGKAALMPLHRWLPAAMVAPTPVSALLHAVAVVKAGVFSIMKVVVYIFGIDRIADLPAQQWLTWIAAATILIASLIALRQDNLKRRLAYSTVSQLSYVVLGAMLATQAGVFGGTLHIAMHAFAKITLFFCAGAIMITTHRTEVSQLDGLGRAMPITMTAFLLASLSLVGLPPGGGLWSKWYLALGTIEAGDLLLLAVLLISSLLNLSYLMVIPLRAFLRRPAGEHGIAIREAPWPAATALSLTALLSIAMFFVPGPAADLAQQTAIAAR
- a CDS encoding cation:proton antiporter, translating into MFVAALIAVLIAMAMGLVRALAGPTVYDRLLALNAFGTKTVLLIALFGFMTGRPAFLDIALVYALINFIGTLAVLKFFESRDLGVPSRQGHHDGNAS
- a CDS encoding cation:proton antiporter subunit C, translating into MELALGLYNYWAVIVLMMTGFYIVIGSRNLIRKIIGLNLFQISVFMLFISMGKVHDGTAPILQDGAAPYSNPLPHVLILTAIVVGVATTALALALTARIHSAYGDIDDRQDLGADT
- a CDS encoding tetratricopeptide repeat protein — protein: MKPAERALDGFREVVAAADAQIDLARAALEIARHAYPEIDPAHYLAELDRLADGLAPVFRDTLPPVMQVQTLSRYLFRENGFHPAQNAYYDPRNSYLNEVLDRREGIPISLSLVYLEVGMRLGLPLAGISFPQRFLVKHVSPAGEIIIDPFGEGRMLDDDALIALLVEDGENESQSEFDPETLPDLLRACSKRDLLLRWLRNLKGIYFHQHLYGKALEISTMIFALTPDLPIEIRDRGVIYEQMECARAALADYERYLLVSHDIGDHTEIRQRVANLKHSVARLN
- a CDS encoding monovalent cation/H(+) antiporter subunit G, which translates into the protein MSVAFDVAAWLLIVTAGIFLISGGVGLLRFPEFFTRVHAASIIDTGGTLPLLMAMLLQSDDWLTAVKLVLIGVFLLLTGPTATHALAKAAAHGGLRPVVGERSGESQPSNC
- a CDS encoding monovalent cation/H+ antiporter subunit D family protein — protein: MTHLPALQVVVPLIAAPVCMLPGARRLAWPIATLASLASMLIAFALLNQVQQGGTISYALGGWPAPFGIEYRVDLANALVLLVVSSISTIVLISAPAGIAADIPQSRTELFYTGWLLCLTGLLGMTVTGDAFNVFVFLEISSLSSYFLIALGRQRRALRAAFHYLVQGTIGATFLLIGIGLMYMMTGTLNMADLAERIDAVQDTRTIRVALAFVVIGLAIKAAIFPLHAWLPNAYGFAPNPVAAFLAGTATKVSIYILVRFVFGLFGGDFSFGNLELGDALLPIALAGALIPSLVALYQKDAKAVLAYSSVAQIGYMVLGIALASAAGLAASLLHLFNHAMMKTALFLAVGAVVLRVGSSSLDQFNGIGRRMPWTMAAFVAAGLSLIGVPPTAGFVSKWLLLEAALESGAAGIVAAIVVIASSVIAVFYVGRIVERAYFRMPAPGHANIADAPLSILLPLWVLAGAGIWFGLATDLPLETARSAAAALSGPLP
- a CDS encoding Na+/H+ antiporter subunit E; this translates as MKHLLGLIVVLSVLWWLLSGMTDPLLLGLGAVSVALVTWLAYRMDVVDGESYPLHLRPLRLLAYWAWLAREIASSNVDVLRVVWSRRRPRPAVGWLEAGQRTPAGRTIYGNSITLTPGTVTLDLVDQRLRVHALTAAGLETLRAGEMNRRICAVEGER